In a single window of the Drosophila albomicans strain 15112-1751.03 chromosome 3, ASM965048v2, whole genome shotgun sequence genome:
- the LOC127564986 gene encoding ras-related protein Rap1 codes for MREYKIVVLGSGGVGKSALTVQFVQCIFVEKYDPTIEDSYRKQVEVDGQQCMLEILDTAGTEQFTAMRDLYMKNGQGFVLVYSITAQSTFNDLQDLREQILRVKDTDDVPMVLVGNKCDLEEERVVGKDLGKSLANQFNCAFMETSAKAKVNVNDIFYDLVRQINKKSPEKKQKKPKKSLCVLL; via the coding sequence ATGCGTGAATACAAAATCGTTGTATTGGGCAGCGGCGGCGTCGGCAAATCGGCGCTAACTGTGCAATTTGTGCAATGCATTTTCGTGGAGAAATACGATCCAACCATCGAGGACAGCTATCGCAAACAGGTGGAAGTGGACGGTCAGCAGTGTATGCTTGAAATTTTGGATACCGCCGGCACGGAACAGTTTACAGCGATGCGAGATCTCTATATGAAGAATGGACAGGGATTTGTTCTCGTTTATTCAATAACGGCGCAATCAACATTCAATGATCTGCAGGATCTGCGAGAGCAAATATTGCGCGTTAAGGATACGGATGATGTGCCCATGGTGCTGGTCGGCAACAAATGCGATCTCGAGGAGGAGCGCGTCGTTGGCAAGGATTTGGGCAAGAGTTTGGccaatcaattcaattgcgCCTTCATGGAGACctcagccaaagccaaagtgaATGTTAATGATATTTTCTACGATTTGGTCCGGCAGATCAATAAGAAGTCACccgaaaagaaacaaaagaaaccgAAAAAGTCCCTATGTGTTCTGCTATAA
- the LOC117568464 gene encoding uncharacterized protein LOC117568464 isoform X2: MLMMMKNLASRSTTCGGSSIGHQLTISIVLLSIALLSPGHALPRPTVGAVPTQLFYNELLNSGPANEDNLFYGEQLQQQQQQQQRQQHKQLPSFNSFVNKWPSLRDLLLTADYEDDVLLPTNNNNNNLEESNERAQLGSRLVARLHRLSESGDGDDQLRYNVIDDMAAMPAKKQSENVKLGIQAKQHNIKKNVQYMSPCHFKICNMGRKRNAGSFVPY; the protein is encoded by the exons atgttgatgatgatgaagaatTTGGCGTCACGTTCAACAACATGTGGAGGCAGCTCTATCGGCCATCAGCTGACCATTTCCATTGTGCTGCTGTCAATTGCGCTTTTGTCGCCCGGACATGCACTGCCACGCCCCACAGTGGGCGCAGTGCCAACGCAGTTGTTCTACAACGAGCTGCTCAACTCTGGGCCAGCTAACGAGGACAACTTGTTCTATGGCGAGCAATTG cagcaacagcagcaacaacagcagcgacaacagcacaAACAATTGCCGTCGTTCAATAGTTTTGTCAACAAGTGGCCATCGTTGCGCGATTTGCTGCTAACTGCAGACTATGAGGATGACGTTCTTCTGCccaccaataacaacaacaacaatctggAGGAGAGCAATGAACGTGCTCAGCTGGGTTCGAGGCTGGTGGCACGTCTGCACAGATTGAGCGAATCGGGCGATGGCGATGATCAGTTGCGTTACAATGTGATCGATGACATGGCTGCCATGCCCGCCAAGAAGCAGAGCGAGAATGTCAAGCTGGGCATTCAAGCCAAGCAGCACAACATCAAGAAGAATGTGCAAT ATATGTCGCCGTGCCACTTTAAGATCTGCAACATGGGACGCAAACGCAATGCCGGCTCCTTTGTGCCCTACTAA
- the LOC117569996 gene encoding CUE domain-containing protein 1 isoform X2: MATSTLQLEFSQAMADFKKMFPDIDREVIEAVLRANLGAVDQTIDQLLAMSTDNQSLINLNDPDKELRRNQQQQPQLIDTTDGVASNTTESSAAAAAAGHTLLSTANTASPHHNTGASPKQRPLGASNKLNASGSLNNTPTKRSSNSSTNNTNRRWNPPILGVLPAGFLRITPAAGQQDFELPDEQFALMLQNEEFMNQLRWNQDFMNALEKEQSGKSKGEDDAPFQERLKNMGKMSRKKFLQMARVFTWQRNKKVTTAKQIDSLPLREEPSDDEDHHHHHQQHQQQQQQQQQQSQEQHSQQQSQVQQQQQGQLQLRK; encoded by the exons ATGGCTACATCGACGCTGCAGCTGGAATTTTCGCAAGCAATGGCCGACTTCAAGAAGATGTTCCCCGACATTGACCGCGAAGTGATTGAGGCTGTGCTGCGCGCTAATTTGGGCGCCGTGGATCAAACAATCGACCAACTGCTTGCGATGTCAACTGACAACCag AGTCTCATCAATCTAAACGATCCGGACAAGGAACTGCGAcgcaatcagcagcagcagccgcagctcATTGACACCACAGATGGCGTCGCCAGCAATACGACAGAGAGCAGCgctgccgcagccgcagccggTCACACATTGCTCAGCACAGCAAACACAGCGTCGCCGCATCACAATACGGGCGCCTCGCCCAAGCAACGTCCGCTGGGCGcctcaaataaattgaatgccAGCGGCAGCTTGAACAACACGCCCACCAAgcgcagtagcaacagcagcaccaacaacacaaATCGACGCTGGAATCCACCGATTTTGGGTGTGTTACCAGCTGGATTTTTGCGAATTACTCCAGCAGCTGGACAACAGGATTTTGAGCTGCCAGATGAGCAGTTTGCTCTTATGCTGCAAAATGAAGAGTTTATGAATCAGTTGCGATGGAATCAGGACTTTATGAATGCGCTGGAAAAGGAGCAAAGTGGCAAATCGAAAGGCGAGGATGATGCACCGTTCCAGGAGAGGCTGAAGAATATGGGCAAAATGTCGCGCAAGAAATTCCTACAAATGGCGCGTGTCTTCACCTGGCAGCGGAATAAAAAGGTGACCACtgccaaacaaattgattCGCTGCCATTGCGTGAAGAGCCCAGCGACGATGaagatcatcatcatcatcatcagcagcatcaacaacaacagcagcagcagcagcaacagagccAAGAGCAGCATTCACAACAACAGAGCCAagtccaacagcagcaacagggtCAATTGCAGTTGCGAAAGTAA
- the LOC117569691 gene encoding protein HBS1, translating into MSRHRIVRGMDYNDEYDGYDDVYGHSVDDDCVSPTDQQWLYDRARGQQSMSAFISKNKNIEEEAEAEDDDDEAYQKARRDSESFQMPELDEMEQAKLSSCVDEVRSVVGDAVSERRIVETSMRFDYNIQQILDEILNDETNKKEKEKELEKRPQKLKITAPKTALITTTPKPTPTKITLAAQKDARRGFDIASPKAPASPVVSGRNTPVDGGDEATRSSAINASFKISKDQAQRNAQQLYSLERSTQKSHIHMIVIGHVDAGKSTLMGHLLYDTGNVSQRVMHKHEQESKKLGKQSFMYAWVLDETGEERARGITMDVGQSRIETATKIVTLLDAPGHKDFIPNMISGATQADVALLVVDATRGEFESGFELGGQTREHAILVRSLGVNQLGVVINKLDTVGWSEERFQEIVHKLKAFLKQAGFKESDVSFTPCSGLTGENLTKRAQEPALKSWYSGSHLLDVIEHFKVPERAIDRPLRMSVSDIYKGTGSGFCISGRIETGVLCLNDKVLVGASREQAQVKALTMDELTQTSVFAGDQISVTLAGVDINNITVGCIICDPQLPIPVTTRFQCRIIVFNVKVPITMGYPVLLHHQSLIEPAVVCKLTASIHKSTGEVVKKKPRCLGNNSCALVEVETSRPICIERYSDFKELGRVMLRVAGVTIAAGMVTKIR; encoded by the coding sequence ATGTCGCGTCACAGAATAGTACGCGGCATGGACTACAACGATGAGTACGATGGCTATGACGATGTCTACGGCCATTCAGTTGACGACGATTGCGTTTCGCCGACAGATCAACAATGGCTCTATGATCGAGCTCGTGGCCAACAAAGTATGTCGGCTTTCatcagcaaaaacaaaaacatcgaGGAGGAGGCAGAGGCcgaggatgacgatgatgaggcGTATCAGAAGGCACGACGCGATTCCGAAAGTTTCCAAATGCCCGAACTCGATGAAATGGAGCAGGCGAAGCTCAGCTCCTGTGTGGACGAGGTGCGCAGCGTGGTCGGCGACGCGGTGTCCGAGCGTCGCATTGTAGAAACCTCGATGCGTTTTGACTACAACATACAACAAATACTCGATGAGATTCTCAACGACGAGACGAATaaaaaggagaaggagaaagagcTGGAGAAACGACCACAAAAACTCAAAATAACGGCACCAAAAACTGCACTGATTACAACCACGCCCAAGCCGACGCCCACCAAGATTACGCTGGCCGCCCAAAAGGACGCGCGTCGTGGCTTTGACATTGCATCGCCCAAAGCGCCTGCCTCGCCTGTTGTCTCCGGTCGGAATACGCCTGTAGATGGCGGCGATGAGGCAACTCGCAGCTCAGCCATTAACGCCAGCTTTAAGATCTCCAAGGATCAGGCACAGCGCAATGCCCAACAATTGTATTCGCTGGAGCGATCCACGCAAAAGAGTCACATTCATATGATTGTCATTGGCCATGTGGATGCGGGGAAGAGCACGTTGATGGGGCATCTGCTATACGATACTGGTAACGTATCGCAGCGTGTGATGCATAAGCACGAGCAAGAATCGAAGAAGCTGGGCAAGCAGAGTTTCATGTACGCCTGGGTCCTGGACGAGACAGGTGAGGAGCGGGCACGTGGCATCACCATGGACGTGGGACAGTCGCGTATTGAGACAGCGACTAAAATTGTCACGCTGCTGGATGCTCCGGGGCACAAGGATTTTATACCCAACATGATATCGGGAGCAACACAAGCGGATGTCGCGCTGCTTGTTGTGGATGCCACACGTGGCGAATTCGAGTCGGGATTTGAGTTGGGCGGACAGACGCGAGAGCATGCAATATTGGTGCGTTCGCTGGGCGTTAATCAACTGGGCGTGGTCATTAACAAACTTGACACTGTCGGCTGGTCGGAAGAACGCTTTCAGGAGATTGTACACAAGCTAAAAGCGTTCCTCAAGCAGGCCGGCTTCAAGGAGTCGGACGTTAGCTTCACTCCATGTTCGGGCTTGACGGGCGAGAATCTCACCAAACGCGCCCAGGAGCCGGCATTAAAGTCGTGGTACAGCGGTTCCCACCTTCTGGATGTTATTGAACACTTCAAGGTGCCAGAGCGTGCCATTGATCGACCCTTGCGCATGTCTGTGTCGGACATTTATAAGGGCACCGGATCGGGTTTCTGCATCTCTGGACGCATTGAGACAGGCGTGCTGTGCTTGAATGACAAGGTGCTGGTAGGAGCGAGTCGGGAGCAGGCGCAAGTGAAAGCGCTCACCATGGATGAATTGACGCAAACAAGCGTTTTTGCCGGCGATCAGATCTCTGTAACACTCGCTGGGGTGGACATCAATAACATTACGGTCGGTTGCATCATTTGTGATCCACAGTTGCCAATACCGGTGACAACGCGCTTCCAGTGTCGTATCATCGTTTTCAATGTGAAGGTGCCGATCACGATGGGTTATCCGGTGCTGTTGCATCATCAATCGCTCATCGAACCGGCTGTGGTGTGTAAATTGACGGCATCCATACACAAGAGCACCGGCGAGGTGGTCAAGAAAAAGCCACGTTGCCTGGGCAACAATTCGTGCGCTCTCGTCGAGGTAGAGACGTCTCGACCGATTTGCATTGAACGCTATTCGGACTTTAAGGAACTTGGACGTGTAATGTTACGGGTGGCTGGTGTCACGATTGCTGCTGGCATGGTCACGAAGATTCGTTAA
- the LOC117569996 gene encoding CUE domain-containing protein 1 isoform X1 codes for MATSTLQLEFSQAMADFKKMFPDIDREVIEAVLRANLGAVDQTIDQLLAMSTDNQNEKLRNELDANVSPQQSLINLNDPDKELRRNQQQQPQLIDTTDGVASNTTESSAAAAAAGHTLLSTANTASPHHNTGASPKQRPLGASNKLNASGSLNNTPTKRSSNSSTNNTNRRWNPPILGVLPAGFLRITPAAGQQDFELPDEQFALMLQNEEFMNQLRWNQDFMNALEKEQSGKSKGEDDAPFQERLKNMGKMSRKKFLQMARVFTWQRNKKVTTAKQIDSLPLREEPSDDEDHHHHHQQHQQQQQQQQQQSQEQHSQQQSQVQQQQQGQLQLRK; via the exons ATGGCTACATCGACGCTGCAGCTGGAATTTTCGCAAGCAATGGCCGACTTCAAGAAGATGTTCCCCGACATTGACCGCGAAGTGATTGAGGCTGTGCTGCGCGCTAATTTGGGCGCCGTGGATCAAACAATCGACCAACTGCTTGCGATGTCAACTGACAACCag AACGAAAAACTGCGCAATGAACTGGATGCTAATGTCTCACCACAACAGAGTCTCATCAATCTAAACGATCCGGACAAGGAACTGCGAcgcaatcagcagcagcagccgcagctcATTGACACCACAGATGGCGTCGCCAGCAATACGACAGAGAGCAGCgctgccgcagccgcagccggTCACACATTGCTCAGCACAGCAAACACAGCGTCGCCGCATCACAATACGGGCGCCTCGCCCAAGCAACGTCCGCTGGGCGcctcaaataaattgaatgccAGCGGCAGCTTGAACAACACGCCCACCAAgcgcagtagcaacagcagcaccaacaacacaaATCGACGCTGGAATCCACCGATTTTGGGTGTGTTACCAGCTGGATTTTTGCGAATTACTCCAGCAGCTGGACAACAGGATTTTGAGCTGCCAGATGAGCAGTTTGCTCTTATGCTGCAAAATGAAGAGTTTATGAATCAGTTGCGATGGAATCAGGACTTTATGAATGCGCTGGAAAAGGAGCAAAGTGGCAAATCGAAAGGCGAGGATGATGCACCGTTCCAGGAGAGGCTGAAGAATATGGGCAAAATGTCGCGCAAGAAATTCCTACAAATGGCGCGTGTCTTCACCTGGCAGCGGAATAAAAAGGTGACCACtgccaaacaaattgattCGCTGCCATTGCGTGAAGAGCCCAGCGACGATGaagatcatcatcatcatcatcagcagcatcaacaacaacagcagcagcagcagcaacagagccAAGAGCAGCATTCACAACAACAGAGCCAagtccaacagcagcaacagggtCAATTGCAGTTGCGAAAGTAA
- the LOC117568464 gene encoding uncharacterized protein LOC117568464 isoform X1: protein MLMMMKNLASRSTTCGGSSIGHQLTISIVLLSIALLSPGHALPRPTVGAVPTQLFYNELLNSGPANEDNLFYGEQLQQQQQQQQRQQHKQLPSFNSFVNKWPSLRDLLLTADYEDDVLLPTNNNNNNLEESNERAQLGSRLVARLHRLSESGDGDDQLRYNVIDDMAAMPAKKQSENVKLGIQAKQHNIKKNVQFRRQYMSPCHFKICNMGRKRNAGSFVPY from the exons atgttgatgatgatgaagaatTTGGCGTCACGTTCAACAACATGTGGAGGCAGCTCTATCGGCCATCAGCTGACCATTTCCATTGTGCTGCTGTCAATTGCGCTTTTGTCGCCCGGACATGCACTGCCACGCCCCACAGTGGGCGCAGTGCCAACGCAGTTGTTCTACAACGAGCTGCTCAACTCTGGGCCAGCTAACGAGGACAACTTGTTCTATGGCGAGCAATTG cagcaacagcagcaacaacagcagcgacaacagcacaAACAATTGCCGTCGTTCAATAGTTTTGTCAACAAGTGGCCATCGTTGCGCGATTTGCTGCTAACTGCAGACTATGAGGATGACGTTCTTCTGCccaccaataacaacaacaacaatctggAGGAGAGCAATGAACGTGCTCAGCTGGGTTCGAGGCTGGTGGCACGTCTGCACAGATTGAGCGAATCGGGCGATGGCGATGATCAGTTGCGTTACAATGTGATCGATGACATGGCTGCCATGCCCGCCAAGAAGCAGAGCGAGAATGTCAAGCTGGGCATTCAAGCCAAGCAGCACAACATCAAGAAGAATGTGCAAT TTCGTAGACAAT ATATGTCGCCGTGCCACTTTAAGATCTGCAACATGGGACGCAAACGCAATGCCGGCTCCTTTGTGCCCTACTAA
- the LOC127565563 gene encoding cuticle protein 7-like produces the protein MAFFKSLICLAVLSAASAGVLHGGPALYASGPALAYAGHGHHDEGLDYHAYPKYHYNYGVADSHTGDVKSQHEVRDGDVVKGSYSLVEPDGSVRTVEYTADDHNGFNAVVHKSAPTVHHAPAPAIVAHAAPLAVAHAAPLAIAHSAPAIAHHVSAAPAVPYAGSLAHHAAAVPAYGYATHNAHAHVAHY, from the exons ATGGCTTTCTTCAAA TCTTTGATCTGCTTGGCTGTCCTGAGCGCTGCCTCCGCCGGTGTCCTGCATGGCGGTCCCGCTCTATACGCCTCTGGCCCCGCTCTCGCCTATGCCGGCCATGGCCACCACGATGAGGGTCTGGACTACCAT GCGTATCCCAAGTACCACTACAACTACGGTGTCGCTGACTCCCACACTGGTGATGTGAAGTCACAGCATGAGGTGCGCGATGGCGATGTTGTCAAGGGCTCCTACTCTCTGGTTGAGCCCGATGGTTCGGTGCGCACCGTTGAGTACACCGCCGATGATCACAACGGTTTCAATGCCGTCGTCCACAAGAGCGCCCCCACCGTCCACCATGCTCCCGCACCCGCTATTGTCGCCCATGCCGCTCCTCTGGCCGTTGCCCATGCCGCTCCTCTGGCCATTGCTCACTCGGCTCCCGCTATTGCCCACCATGTgtctgctgctccagctgtcCCCTATGCCGGCTCTCTGGCGCATCATGCCGCCGCCGTGCCCGCCTACGGTTATGCCACCCACAACGCTCACGCGCATGTTGCCCATTACtaa